A window of the Streptomyces luomodiensis genome harbors these coding sequences:
- a CDS encoding RcpC/CpaB family pilus assembly protein, whose product MRTGRDGGFRLGRAMRRRRRAMAAGLALTAAALAAAAPSDKGHTDAVSSRAPAPAREDPRGAPRPVMVSAPVRIADAAAVRLLHPGDRVDVLATPLPDAARTQSSGSAARVVARGVRVAEVPGARGSRGIRTADDGDDGGPFGEGADGGGALVVLTVPRADATALAGAAAGSRLAVTLCRC is encoded by the coding sequence GTGCGCACGGGGCGTGACGGCGGATTCCGGCTCGGACGGGCCATGCGGCGGCGGCGCCGCGCGATGGCGGCGGGGCTGGCGCTGACGGCCGCCGCACTCGCCGCTGCGGCACCCTCCGACAAGGGGCACACGGACGCGGTGTCCTCGCGAGCGCCCGCCCCGGCGCGCGAGGACCCGCGCGGTGCGCCGCGCCCGGTCATGGTGTCAGCGCCGGTCCGGATCGCGGACGCGGCGGCGGTGCGGCTGCTGCACCCCGGCGACCGGGTGGATGTGCTGGCCACGCCGCTTCCGGACGCCGCGCGCACCCAGTCGTCCGGTTCCGCGGCGCGGGTGGTCGCGCGTGGGGTCCGGGTGGCCGAAGTGCCGGGAGCCCGCGGATCCCGGGGCATCCGCACGGCGGACGACGGAGACGACGGCGGGCCGTTCGGCGAAGGGGCGGACGGCGGCGGGGCGTTGGTGGTGCTGACAGTGCCGCGAGCGGACGCCACCGCGCTCGCCGGGGCCGCGGCCGGCTCCCGATTGGCGGTGACGCTGTGCCGCTGCTGA